The window GCTCGACGAgggtaaaaatgtcaaaaaacacTTTACTCCACATTAGGGAGTCATTTCAATTGGAGTAATGTGTGAAAATGGCCATTCGTTTCCACATTTAAGTTCAATTAACTAAATTCAGATAGGTTGTTTTAATTACAGCGCAGATTGGTCATATTTTTGCTATGGACTGTACAGTAAACCCAAATGGCCTCAttagaaaaaaaggtgaaaatgttgtatttttttagcCATACTGTTTATATGCTTTATATGACAGAATACAATATATTTTGCTGAAGGAGTGGCACAATAATTTCACGAACTGTGTGCTACGATTGTCCGCACGAATTATTACGTTATCTAAAAATGAAATACGTTTCTGGACAAAATTCTGTGAAACGTATGAATTTGACAGCAACTGAGTGCACTGCGAGGTATGAGTTCCAGAGGCAGCCTGCAGTCCTAATAGCCACATTTGTTCTGATGGGAACcatgaactgaactgaattgTTCTGTGCCTTAAGAGAAGAATCTTTTGCACTCTAATCCACaatttccagatttttttttttttaaccataaccTTTGATGCATTACAATAGGCCGTAACGACTTAAAATAGTTTCGCGTCTTTTTGAGCTTCTTTTAATTTGAACAGGCAGAAGCAGCTTTGCTCTCGAATATAAGCTGGTGCGAACAGAGACCAGTGCCAGCCTCCATGTTTCAGTTGTGACTTGCTCTAGAACAACACTGTTAAAATAGAATTTTGGGAAAACAACCTGCTGCGAAGCATTTTGAAGTTCTCTCCACTTAACTTCACAACTGCATGTGCGTGAAGTggagagaacttaaaaatgcttcgCAGCAGGTTGTTCtcacaactttttattttttactgtgaaGCCCCAAACAGTTACCATCAACAACCACCAGAGCTGCTGTGAAGACACTTGGACTCAGGACAGGGTTTGACGAGCACACCTAATAAATTGTGAATGTAACTCATCTTGTGCTGGCCTTTGTTCATGTGGAGATGTAGAGGGCACATTAGCagcacttcatttacatttacagcattttatcagtcgctcttttccagaaaaaaaaaccatcagtagttacagggacagtcccccccctagagcaactttaggttaagtgtcctgctcagggacatgctggtagtaagtggggtttgaacccgggtcttctggttcataggtgagtgtgttacccactaggctactaccaccctacttcaGCTTTGTCCAGACTGCTGCATTGTGTACATATAGCTCCCGGTTGCATGTCCCTGCGAGTGCAGTAGTAGCATTGACTAAGCGCGCTCTCAGCAACTTGGTATCGTTACTTTCATTTCCACACAAGTTCCACATGAACTTCAAAACCAGGAGAAACGCCCGGTAagttatatttacagcatttggcaggcgCTCTTATCTAgagctttaaaatgtccatcattgaaatccctcatttacAAACCTGTAAATGCCATGAGCTAAACTCTGAACCGAACCTTTTGTAAAGGTAAAAAACTAACCTAAGCATTTCCTAAAAAGCAAGGCTTTTAGCTTGCaattgaagatctttagtgaccCCGCTGTTCAAACATCTAGTGGTCATTCCACCACCCaggatgaatgctttcctagtaccgtGATGGTGGTACCAGCGGGGCAGTCCTGAGATCGGAgcgatgagagatctgaggtaggcgCTGCTGATCCTTCCTTGACATTGCAGGCAAGCATCAGCATTTTGAATGTTGGCAGTTACAGAATGTAGTGATGGAGCGGTGTGGGAGAGTTTGGGAATGACATGGCAACGTGGGATAATTTTAGAGACGGCCTTAATCGGATTAAGCGAGTAAATTTTCCACCAGGGGCATTTCATCAGGTGTGTGTAAAGCATGACAAAATTAAAAGCTTCCAGAAGCAGATGTCCATACAATCGTTCTAACTAAGACATTTAGACTTACAGTGCACCTGGAAAGTATTCCGAGCTCATCACTTAGTCCAAAAAttcttatgttacagccttattccaaaatagatttaACTCATTTCACACGAACACCCATTAACGACAacagaggggaggaaaaaaaaaaaaaaaaaaaaaaaaaaaaaaaaacttattgaAAATTAAAAGCTTAGAAATCACATCACCTCCCTGAATAAGGCCCTTTTCCCCTGATTGCTCAATTTAGGTGGTTTGGCAACTCcaggtggttttgaacttccaCTTACGGATGTTGGCTAATGTGCTCGTTTCTGTAACCCCAGATTATGGTCTACAGACAATGGCTTTGACTTCCTGCTTGATTTGTGCTCTGAcaaactgtgggaccttatatacaggtgtgtgccttttcaaatcatgtccaatcgaCTTTCACACGTGGCCTCcaactaagctgcagaaacatctcacagatgatcaggggaaacaggaggcacctgagcctGATGGCAAAGAATGGGAACACTTTTGCACATGTGCTCtcagttttaattattttggcaaatttaaACATTCACCTTGTCATTATAGGGTGAGCGTTAAATTAAGGAAATCAATTtaggaataaggctgtaacaaatTGTGGATAAAGTAATGCACTGAATACATTACGGTCACAGTTGCGTGTAGGACACTGGTTCAGATAAGCCGCCCTCAAAGTATTCGGATTGTGAATAACTACAAAACAATGTTAAACgttaatgttattttattaagaaTACACGTTCAGCAGTCAGAACCTGAAAATTAAAAACCTGAGTAACAGACAGAGTCATGTGGGTTAGAGATtccatgattaaaaaaaaaaaaaaacacataaaaagttCCACCGGGGATCTCAGCAGGGCCCTGTGTGTCTAATAGCAACGTCTCTGTGATTCTGCCTGAAAaccaggagagagaggaagagaatgaAGTGCACAGAACTGCCCAGAGGACTGCAGGAAAACCAAGATGAAGGGGTTGGTTGGGCAGAGATGAAACCTCACCAGTTGAAGAAGCACAGCATGCACTCGCTGGGGTACTCAACACCATCCACCCCACAAACCGGGCTGTGCTCACGGGTGCAAAAGGGCATCGTGTAACTCGTGCAACTGGGCTGGAAACGATAGATAagctttttaaaactttttatatatattagaaaaaaaaaaaaaacaacaacaaaagaaacatacCATTACATCACCATGTGGAATGCTTGATCCACTTGCCAAAacttaaggggaaaaaaataataaaaaaaaaaattgcaaaactGTAGCATTTGCAATTGAAGGTTAGAGTGGATAACTCTTACATAAACCACAAACCCCCACCCAGAATTCACCGACTACCCAACAAACTCCCAAAAACACTAGATCtacagtaaacaaaaaaaagtgccacTTACCGATGGCACAGAAGACGAGAATAACCGCTCTCGCCATGGCGCCAAACCAAACGACGTGTTCAAACGCGAAGCGCGACGGGGGGCGTGTATGTAGATCTTCTGGACTCCGCCCCTCCGTGACGTCACCGGGCTCGTAGCTCAGGTGAACGCGATGAGGAGAAATGGCGGCCAAGAACGTCCAAATGTCGAAGCAGGGATTGTTCCCACATTCCACCGCGTGGTGCTGTTAATCACCCAAAAACATGCAATCCAATGTTGGCCCTGTACCTCGGTGGAGGGTTTCATTAAAGCGTGCAGGACAACACATGGCAGAAAAACATCAGCACCGAACCACCGTATCAGTGATAAAATGGATTATggttaattatttttcatttggaaACAGAATGATGGCAACCATATCGAATAGTCCAACCCAGACACGTTTTCATGCATTCAGAATGAACATatttgggttaaaaaaaattagcaaaatCAGAACATAAGACATTTGTTTTAAACATGTGAACAATATTCCATAAAAGTCAAATATATATTCTTATTAATCAGTAATTCAGTTTCTGTGGGAGAAGATTTGCACTGCGTCATTTAGCGTAATGTCTATAATCTGATGATAAGCAGAATAGTGTGAGGAGGGCTGTATTCATAGTCGAAATGCCTTGGTTTTCTTAAAATAAGAGACAAAAGGCAGCTTAAACAAGGGTTTCAGATGCTTGCAAGTTTGTGAATTTCTTTCATTAAAATCCAGGAATAATTCGTGTAATGTTTTCCGTTGTTGCCCGGCCATGTGTTGCTGAAGCCGGGATTGGCCGCGACCCGCCGTTCCCCCGACTCTCCACCTGGGGGCGGTGTTTACACGCCTTTCAACGGGAACCACCGGAGAGCTCGTTCGGCGACGCTGCGTTTACGTGGCGCGGGGATTTATGATCACGCGGAGAAAGTTGTCGCGACTCGTTAATAGTATGGAGCTAATTAACAACATTTCGAGCAAACTTTATTTGCATTGTATAGGTGCTGCGCTACTAATTGTCGGGGATTCGAGTGGAGGagaaataataaatcaaataaaataaatacaattgtaATTCTGGTCCCCGGCTGCGGGTGCTCTCCGGTGGCGCGCCCGGCTCGACCCGCTCGTCCTGCGCGACGCGACGTAACACGTGGGGATGCATGTCAGCCGGCGTGGGAAACAGGACCCGAGCGGGATTAAAGTTGACCGGTTCACTTCACTGACCGGCTCGTTTTATTTATCTGCTTGTTTATCTGATGATGTCGAGTTCCACGTGAGCGATGGCGCCGCATCATGGCAAAAGTTTTCACCGCGCAGCCTAAGTCCTCGGCGCCCCCTCGTCGTCGGTGGCATGGATTCGGACCCGAACGCGACCCGCGGCGCGGACTGCGCGCGACCGAGCGACCGGACCGCCGCGCGCCCCGCGTCCGTCGGCGTGACGACAGCGCTGGCCAGCGTGCTGATCTTCACCATCGTGGTCGACATCCTGGGGAACCTTCTCGTCATCCTGTCCGTGTTCAGGAACAAGAAGCTCCGGAATGCAGGTGAAGTCAAGCAAATGttccaataataataaaatgaatttccATTTTCTGTACAAGCTTAATACAAGCTATCAATGTTCCTATAGTGttccaatgtgtgtgtgtgtgtgtgtgtgtgtgtgtgtgtatatatatatatatatatatatatatatatatatatatagagtgtGATATGTATATATGGACAGGGACGTTATGAATATTCATGGTCGATGGTCAGGATGATATCATGTCATGGTGTTATTTTTGTGAGGTGCAGGTGGTGCAACGCCAcgtcttcatttaaaaaaaaaacgagctgtATGGATTTAGCCTTGGTGATTTTTACAGGGCACAGTAAATCACTCTGGCAGATCAGAGCCACACTCGCACAATGAGCACCCAAGGtgagtgtgcttttt of the Denticeps clupeoides chromosome 18, fDenClu1.1, whole genome shotgun sequence genome contains:
- the LOC114768490 gene encoding trypsin inhibitor ClTI-1-like — translated: MARAVILVFCAIVLASGSSIPHGDVMPSCTSYTMPFCTREHSPVCGVDGVEYPSECMLCFFNWQNHRDVAIRHTGPC